Proteins encoded by one window of Rutidosis leptorrhynchoides isolate AG116_Rl617_1_P2 chromosome 7, CSIRO_AGI_Rlap_v1, whole genome shotgun sequence:
- the LOC139859222 gene encoding receptor-like protein kinase HERK 1 produces MTSLKESEHLSLPFPVIEAATKKFTTFIGKGGYGPVYKGELLLSGKLTMVAVKRLDIKMSKESGQGLKEFLTEIQLLSRYKHQNIVSLLGFCDQGNEKILIYEYAEHGSLDTYLRGPCTFTWKQRINICIDAASGLEHLHNHVSENHSLIHRDIKSGNILLGYNWKAMIADLGLSKIGLANENVSCVVTHACGTDGYLDPEYRRTGILTKESDIYSFGVVLFEVLCGRLSYMNVPNIQRYLDQLARCYYEEHKLDDIIDPSVKNQIDSNSLFTYSKIAYECLLINRPERPAIATVVQRLKDAMKFQLCGGGDFADVTMLWNRWFVTVVFGN; encoded by the exons ATGACGTCTCTTAAAGAATCAGAGCACCTCAGTTTGCCCTTCCCGGTTATTGAAGCTGCCACCAAAAAGTTCACAACATTCATCGGAAAGGGAGGATATGGCCCCGTCTACAAAGGAGAGCTCTTACTCTCCGGGAAACTTACCATGGTTGCTGTAAAGCGACTTGATATTAAAATGTCTAAAGAATCTGGTCAGGGTCTTAAGGAGTTTTTAACAGAGATTCAATTGCTGTCTCGTTATAAACATCAAAACATCGTCTCCCTTCTTGGTTTTTGTGACCAAGGCAATGAAAAAATTCTTATATATGAGTATGCTGAACATGGAAGCCTTGATACCTACCTGCGTGGGCCATGTACATTCACATGGAAGCAAAGGATTAATATATGCATCGATGCGGCTAGCGGTCTTGAACATCTACATAACCATGTTTCAGAAAATCATAGTCTCATCCACAGGGATATTAAAAGTGGAAACATTCTTTTGGGTTACAACTGGAAAGCTATGATTGCGGATTTAGGACTTTCCAAAATAGGTCTTGCGAATGAAAATGTTAGTTGCGTGGTGACACATGCGTGTGGCACAGATGGTTATTTGGATCCGGAGTATAGGAGAACAGGAATTCTGACTAAAGAGTCGGATATTTATTCATTTGGGGTAGTATTGTTTGAAGTCTTATGCGGCAGGTTGAGCTATATGAATGTACCTAACATTCAGCGTTATCTAGATCAACTGGCTCGATGCTACTACGAAGAACATAAACTAGACGATATAATTGATCCTAGTGTGAAGAATCAAATTGACTCAAATTCTTTGTTTACATATTCAAAGATTGCGTATGAATGCTTACTCATTAATCGGCCTGAACGACCTGCGATAGCTACTGTGGTACAAAGACTTAAGGATGCAATGAAATTCCAG TTGTGTGGCGGAGGAGATTTTGCCGACGTGACAATGTTGTGGAACAGGTGGTTTGTTACGGTAGTGTTTGGGAATTGA